Genomic window (Gadus chalcogrammus isolate NIFS_2021 chromosome 3, NIFS_Gcha_1.0, whole genome shotgun sequence):
CGGTAAAAGGGGGAATCAGCTAAAAATCAGCTAAAGTGGAGTCTTTCTTGACTAATGATTTAACTTTGAATAGCGAGACCAGCTAGCCATGCGTGGTATTTGTGATGTATTTCTCCAATACTGGTTTCATCAAACCAGAGGACTTCAATTCAAATGTCAAGAGCTCAGTCACTGCACGcaatccaaaaaaaaagcaGACAATAAAAACTCTTTCAAAGAGCATTCTCAAACTGTACACCACCATAGACCGGCCATAGATATTCAGTATAAACATGTCTACTTCGTATGTTTCCTCATTAGACCCTTGTTAAAATTAATAACAGCAACATTTGTTATCAAGAGAACAAGATGTCTACTTTGTATAGTCGTCTATTAGTATTCCCTCGGGTTATTCAAGAATTACGAGGCTTCCAATTAAAGTATCCTAAAGTTTTAGGCACGCGTTCACACGCCATTAATTCCATTGTTGTGGAGTTTAGTTAAAGAGTCCAGACACGACAAATAGACGCTGTAGTTCAGAGAGAAAGCTGTTTCCTCTTACCTGGGTTTGGAGGAGGATCTCCTTGTCTTAATGTCTCCAGGTAGGTTTCTCTGACTTCTTTATGCTTGCTCTGTCCACCTGCTGCTCTTTATACTCTGTCCGCTAATCTCTGCTGATTCATCCATCCACACGAGGGACGAGACACTTTGGTCTGGCTATTTTTGGTCAGATTAACAGGGTTAATGCATTTATAAATTAGTCTAAACGTACACTGGGTTAATTGTCTTACATTGCAAACATCTATTTTTATGATCATCAACAATGCAACATTTTCAATCAGTGCTATTTAATAGGTATCATATATTCTAAGTGAGGAATTAAACAACCCATGGGGGTCCTGTTAGCGGACAATAATGTAGACCTAAGTAAGGGGTAGTGGTTTTAAGAATTGTGGCGCATTGTTTCAGAACTGTTGAAAGGCAGAGGCGTGCCGCTATGAAAAATAATGGACACCCATGGAGCCTCATTGAACAATCAGAATGAAGTTTACAACTATTCTGTGGTAGAATGAAAAATATAATGTTATGAAATTTGAACATTCAAACAAGGGGCGTttagttttttgtgtttttcctttGGAATCAGAATGTTGGTCATATGTTTCAGTCTTCAATCTAATAGTAGTGTTTATATCTTATCGAAAAAGTAGGATTATAGTGGAACCCGAAAGCCTAATTGACCATATAAATATGGGGATAAATTTACCCCGGTATGGCATAACAAAGAAAAATCCCCCAATTATTGATTTTGTGTATTCTTGAGTTACATTCTTCAGAACTACTTTTTATAGCCTGTGCAATTCAGGAACTGTAATTGCAATGTCCGTTAGATGTTGAgcagagagctgtgtgtgtgtgtgtgtgtgtgtgtgtgtgtgtgtgtgtgtgtgtgtgtgtgtgtgtgtgtgtgtgtgtgtgtgtgtgtgtgtgtgtgtgtgtgtgtgtgtgtgtgtgtgtgtgtgtgtgtgtgtgtgtgttcgtgtgtgtgtgtgtgtgtgtgtatgttcgtgtgtgtgtgtgcgtgtgtgtgtgtatgtgtgtttgcgtgtgtatgtgtgttgtgggcCAAGCTCTATTTTTGCCCATGAATGCTCTGACCTAACACAGATTTAAGGCTGTGTTTAAAATTACAAGGCCCGACAAAGACGGTTTATTTAATCTGGCGTTCCTCTAAAATGGAGTAAACCGAATATATAAACTGTATAATAAACAATCTGCTCGTATATAAGAGCCTGGAGGTTCTGGCTCATGTGGATGTCCTAGAATCttccaaatgaaaaacaggcacaGGAAGCAGCACCTGGGATACACTGACAATGTtcaccaaaaataaaagattttgttttggttcaaatCTTTTCTTTGGATTAGTTAGTTTAGCCCTTATTTTGATATTTAGTCTAACCCACCGATGACTAACTATTTAAAAAGGGAAGATTGAAGTAAAACCAATAAAGTCATTGTTGACAGTGACAAATAAAGCTTGGGAGAGTCATAAGGTTAGATATCACAAGCCACAAAGAGGATCCTATACTCATGGTCAATCCTATCCCCCGGGTAAATGGATTAAATGTTGCATAAGTAGCTGTTTCAGAGAACAACAGAACCACTACAGAAATATCTAACCCTTTATCTTGGCTTTGTTCTAGATAAATGGGTCTTAATAGAAACAAGTCATAATTACCATAACTGAGACTTACCTTTGCTATTTACCTGAAACACTACATTTGATGCCTGGTAAAATATGCATAACATATTATATGTTACATTCAATATTTTGAACCACCCACAATTGCTGTGCAGTGAAACGTGATTGGACCCAAAATGCTGGAATGTTGACCAGATTAAGACGCCAATTTGTTCAATTTAGCAATATTTTCCTCATTATTGTTGAAAGTCAgaatgtccttgtgtgtttataCCGGTTATTGAGGGTagagtaagggttagggttagggttagtttctCTACATGCTGCCTCAAGTCTAAAGCTCTTCAAGAAGGCTATGGGTTCTTTGGGATTAGATTACAGCACAGTTTCTAACGTTATATCACAGCATGGCTCCAGCAGGTAAGTCTCTCCCGTTCTGTACACCAGCCACTCATCCAGTGTTGCCCGCCAGATGAGGTTAAAATGGACACCTCTAGCCCTGTACTAAAGATTCAAACAAGGCCAGAAAACATTGAAAACGCATGTGAAGTATtctaaacaaaaaatatatatactgaaCACCATTAGGTACTGTTATCATAAAAGGTTATTACATTCGTAATATTTCTTCTTCCAATCGTTTTTATCAGTCACCTCTTTTTCCACGTTGGTTCTAAAGCGATCATGAATATGAATTAAGACGATATGACTATTGATCATATTCGACAAGATAGGCCGCAGCCCACTGATTACAGACAACAAGAACCAAATAGATTTTCGTGTGGGGACAACCATCTTGCTGAACATTGGCCAGCCAGGTCATGCTGGCCTCAATCCCTTCAGCCTGGACTCTATATAGAAACTCTAGGGAATCCCTCCATGACATCCCCGTGACGGCGCAGAGCTCCCACCCGTCTCCTCACACAGCTTACACGGAGTATATTATTGACATCATTTTGTATACACACTGGCCGAGATCAAGATATGGAAGGCCAATtatggtaaataaataaataaaatggatgttttgaagacacaaTATTTATTGTAAAGCGTCCTTTGGTTTCGATGTTTCAGCCTGGATGGTCAGCCATATGCAATCACTGAATAAGTATCTATAGGGAGGATAGGGTAAGAGCCCTATAGGTTCCTGATTCCTCTTGTGTTCTCAGAATGTTGCATCAACCagccaaaatatgacttaggcaattatgctatgaggctaacgatatcgCAAATTTGAGTAAAAGTTATATTCAGAGTTCAGTTGATGTCCCACAAAGTACAACTAACAGGACGAGGGATGCTAGAGAGCAGTATTACTGCAACACTTGTGTattacatatgtgtgtgtgttccaattGATCTACAAGAATGATGCTTTCAAACTTGTGTTAAAATATCAATAAcattaaatgtttgtgtgttacaTGGTTTGGGCTGAGGTCCATACCTGCAATCACCTCTTCACACAGGGATTAAACAAGGGGTTGTTGTTCTCACAGGGGCGTACCCTGGCGTCACTCAGCTAAGCTGGATGGAGTCCACTGATCTGTTGGCTCAAAGGAACTCAGAATGAGAGCAACAACAGCCAGGTTAATCAGTGTCACTGACAAGATTTTCACAAGGGATGATGCGATTCATGGCATCGTGTTTTGCTTCCTTGTACTTCTTGGCCTCTGAGAGAACAAGGTTCTCCTGGTGGTTgtctgcctacacacacacacacacacacacacacacacacacacacacacacacacacacacacacacacacacacacacacacacacacacacacacacacacacacacacacacacacacacacacacacatggatgaatGTACATCCTTGTACTTTTCTCAAATAAGAGATGACAGCTTTTGACCAGCGTTTTCTGTTTACGAGTCGGATTCAAGGGAAGATAATATTCGGTCCTCAGGTAAATACAAAAACGACTTCCCAGTGTCCAGGGAAAGGTATTTAAGCAGAGTTGTTTCCCCCTGTGTAAACGTACTGCCTGTGGCTCCCAGGCTGCCTCTCACCGCTGCAATTCCAACATAAACCATTGAGGAAGGTTTACTCATGTGTCGGGGTtggtacgcacacagacacacacggaaacacgcgtgcacgcacacaaacacacacacacacacacacacacacacacacacacacacacacacacaaaaacacatagagCCCGTGATGGtgtcacccacaaacacacacacacacacaaaaacaaatagcGCCTGTgatagtgacacacacacacacacacacacacacaaaaacaaatagagCCTGTGATAgtgacacccacaaacacacacacacacacacacacacacacacacacacacacacacacacacacacacacacacacacacacacacacacacacacacacacacacacacacacacacacacacacacacacacttttgaaaTAGCACAGTGACACGTAGTCCTACATGATACCCCGTTTCATCAATAACACCTGCTAGCTTCCCAGGACGCCTCCGGTCCCAGCCCCcagcaggttgtgtgtgtgagcccccCCTCGATGTcccttccttctcctgctcGCTCTTCTACAGGACAGCACGGGGTCCCTAGCAGCCCCGAGAGAGACACTTTGTTAAGTCGGCCTTGACTCGACCGGAGGACCCTCGACTCACCATGTTGTTCCCTCTGTTGTTTCCTCTGCTGCTGTCCACAGCCTCGGCCACAGAGACAGGTAACTCTCCACCTCACTGGGTCTGTCCACTACGCCTCACCGCAAGTTATGGTTATAGTTATAGTTTGTTCCACGAAATACCACAACGTCTATGCCTTAAACGTAAGCTTATGTTTTGTCTGGTTATCTGTATCACGTTAAATACACGTCAATATCAACAACTGTTCCAATATGCTGCCATATGGTCATAGCATCACTTGATATGTTCTCTATGTTCTCAGTGGCAAAATCTGTGgaaaatctattattatttgtttgatgTGGTGGCTTTCATATCCACACTGAATGAGGTGTGCTACTTGTCCTTGGTTTGGCAGTGTGGGGGGATGTATTAAAAGAAATGGACTGTGTAAACGTCAATGGCCTCCCCACATGGACACGTGCAGCCGCGGCCTGGAGCTCCGGCGCTCTGAccccggtgtctctctctccccagtagACAGCGCCCCCCTCAGGCTGGGGGACCTCAAGGCGGCCGAGGCCTTCATCGACTCTGCTGAAGTGGTCGTCGTTGGGTTCTTTGAGGTCAGGCGAACACAAGATCTGTGGGGGagaggtgtgggggtggggtggggggggtacaggACAAAGGGAGATAACCGAGGGCCCCAGGAGGAGATTTAGTGGTTCGACCCATTTCACTAGTCTTGTAGATGTGGCTGAAACGTTTGAACCAACCAGACCGGTTATTTATGTAACGGATAAAGTCGTACACATGTAATGTTCTCCGTGCAGCAGTGAGGCATTGATCCTCCCAAATAGATCTAGGGAGTGaggatatgtatatataaatatatatggctTATATGTTGCCCAGTCGATTGTCTGGCCAAGGAAGGCCTGGTTCTGGGCTGGTTCTGTGTGCGGGGGAGGCAGGCGGGCCCCTAGGAAGCAGATCCAAGACCCAGAGGTCATGGAAATGTGGGCTTGGCATATTTTTGTTGCCCCTGTAAACAAGCTAGGGCAAAGAGAGCAATAGgttcatgagagagagagagagagagagagagagagagagagagagagagagagagagagagagagagagagagagagagagagagagagagagagagagagagagagagaaaaacagagaaagtgagggagaggTTAAGAGTGAGCTGGGCCTTCAGGTCAGTACAGGACCAAAATATTGCCTTTATGAGTCACAGAGCGAGCTCTTATTATAGGTGTTCAGAATGGGATGGTATGCCCTGCTTTTATTTCAATAACATGCAGCGTGACTCACCGTGCCGTTGGGACTATTTTCCCTTTCTAATTTCTCGGTCTTGTGATCGGTGTCACTGccccttctccttccctctgtgTGAACTCCCGCTCTCTCTGCCATCAGAGCGAGGAGTCTCGCGGCTACAAAGAGCTGCTGGACTCCACAAAGCGCGTGACCACGGTCCCGGGGGCCATCTGCATGGAGAAAGAGGTGTGGGCGGAGCTTGGCGTCAGCTCGGACACCATCGCCATATTCAGAAAGGTACGGTGCATCCCAGGCGATGCGGGCGCTGCCCGACCCTTTGGATGAGCCAGACAGGTAAAGCCGTCTTAAGGAAGTGTTTCTATGGCAACCGATGAAACATCTTGGGAAGCTGCTGATCACTATTGAGCCACATTTGAGGAGGATGTTCATTAGTCATCccgatatatacatacatacatacatacatacatacatacatacatacatacatacatacatacatacatacatacatacatacatacatacatacatacatacatacatacatacatacatacatacatacatacatacatacatacatacatacatacatacatacatacataatttAAAACACATAATGGCGGTATTGGTATTGTTTGACAttttgtgggagtgtgtgtccgtccctctgtctgtgtgtttgtgtgtttttgtgtgtgtgtgtgtgtgtgtgtgtgtctgtgtgtgtccattcatccgtctgtttgtgtgggtgtgtgtgtgtgcttgaacatgtatgtttgtttgtgtgtgtctgagtgtgtgtgtgtgtgtgtgtgtgtgtgtgtgtgtgtgtgtgtgtgtgtgtgtgtgtgtgtgtgtgtgtgtgtgtgtgtgtgtgtgtgtgtgtgtgtgtgtgtgtgtgtgtgtgtatgtgtccggtGTGCATGCATTCAGccttgtacgtgtgtgtgtgtccggtgtgccTGCATtcatctgtgcatgtgtgtttgtgtgtctgtgtgcgtgtgaacatgtatgtttgtttgtgtgtgtgcgtgcattcatccgtgtgtgtgtgtgtgtgtgtgtgtgtgtgtgtgtgtgtaggcagacAACTCCCAGGAGAACCTTGTTCTCTCAGAGGCCAAGAAGGTGGACGCGGACGGTCTGGTTAACTTCCTCACTATAAACGAAGTGCGATACGTCACAGAATATAACCAAGTGGTAGGTGGACTAACCCTTCCTATGTGACGATATCTAACTCTCTGTCTTGTTTTCATCAAATCCCAGTTTTTCTGCTGTGTTGCTGAGTTAACTTCTGAACCAGTAAT
Coding sequences:
- the LOC130379336 gene encoding endoplasmic reticulum resident protein 27 isoform X1, which encodes MLFPLLFPLLLSTASATETVDSAPLRLGDLKAAEAFIDSAEVVVVGFFESEESRGYKELLDSTKRVTTVPGAICMEKEVWAELGVSSDTIAIFRKADNSQENLVLSEAKKVDADGLVNFLTINEVRYVTEYNQVTAVGLFNSEVKVHLLLMVNRGTKEFTQLKEQLAALAPEFTGKLLFVLINGAVKSNLRSLGYFGLASGDLPRVGIYDGGSDMKWLLPQGPVSSERVRSFCHAFLKGELKAEKQAGAQAKSEL
- the LOC130379336 gene encoding endoplasmic reticulum resident protein 27 isoform X2, with the translated sequence MLFPLLFPLLLSTASATETDSAPLRLGDLKAAEAFIDSAEVVVVGFFESEESRGYKELLDSTKRVTTVPGAICMEKEVWAELGVSSDTIAIFRKADNSQENLVLSEAKKVDADGLVNFLTINEVRYVTEYNQVTAVGLFNSEVKVHLLLMVNRGTKEFTQLKEQLAALAPEFTGKLLFVLINGAVKSNLRSLGYFGLASGDLPRVGIYDGGSDMKWLLPQGPVSSERVRSFCHAFLKGELKAEKQAGAQAKSEL